The following is a genomic window from Salvelinus fontinalis isolate EN_2023a unplaced genomic scaffold, ASM2944872v1 scaffold_0168, whole genome shotgun sequence.
agaggggatgaccgcggcagctttctaatctatgggaatctcagacgatacgaaagagaggttgaacaggctagtaattggggttgcaataatttcggcagatcattttagaaagagagggtccagattgcctaggccggctgatttgtaggggtcgagattttgcagctctttcagaacatcagatatttgggtgaaggaaaagtgggggaggtttgggcgagttgctgtggggagtgcagggctgttgaccggggtaggggtagccagatggaaagcatggccagccgtagaaaaatgcttattgaagttctcaattgtggatttatcggtagagacagtgtttcctagcctcagtgcagtgggcagctgggaggaggtgctcttattctacatggactttacagtgttccagaacttttttgagtttgtactacaggatgcaaatttctgtttgaaaagctagccttagctttcctaactgcctctgtatattggttcctaacttccctaaaaagttgcatatcgcgggggctattcgatgctaatgcagtacgccacaggatgtttttgtgctggtcaagggcagacaggtctggagtgaaccaagggctatatctattcctagtccaacattttttgaatggggcatgcttatttaagatggtgaggaaggcacttttaaagaatacccaggcatcctctactgacgggatgaggtcaatgtcattccaggataccccggccaggtcaattagaaaggcttgttcgcagaagtgttttaggaagcgtttgacagtgatgaggggtggtcgtttgaccgcagacccattacggatgcaggaaaTGAGGTtgtgatcactgagatcttggttgaaaacagcaggggtgtatttggagggcgagttagttaggaggatatctatgagggtgcccgtgtttacggatttggggttgtacctgttaGGTTCAATGattatttgtgtgagattgagggcatcaagcttagattgtaggatggccggggtgttaagcatgtcccagtttaggtcacctagcagcacgaattcagaagatagatggggggcaatcaattcacatatggtgtccagggcacagctgggggcagagggtggtctatagcaagcggcaatggtgagagacttgtttctggaaaggtgaatttttagaagtagaagctcattgttttggtacagacctggatagtaagatataactctgcaggctatctctgcagtagattgcaacacaaCCCCCTtaggcagttctatcttggcggaaaatgttatagttagggatggaaatgtcagggttttggtggttttcctaagccaggattcaaacACGGccaagacatccgggttggcagaatgtgctaaagcagtgaataaagcaaacttagggagtaggcttctactgttaacatgcatgaaaccaaggctattacggttacagaagtcaacaaatgatagcgcatggggaatgggagtggagctaggcactgcagggcctggattcacctccatcaccagaggaacagaggaggagtaggatgagggtacggctaaaggctaaaagaTCTGGTCGCCTAGtacgttcagaacagagagtaaaaggagcagatttctggaacgatagcatagattcaaggcatagtgtacagacaaaggtatggtaggaagagagtacattggaggtaaacctaggcattgagtaatgaagagagagatatagtctctagagatgtttaaaccaggtgatgtcatcgcatatgtgggaggtggaacagcatggttggttaaggcatattgagcagggctataggctctacagtgaaataagacagtaatcactaaccaggacagtaatggacaaggcatattgatattagagagtgGCTTGCGTCGCCAAGTGAtcgtatgggtccagtgagtggtggggctggggacacggcgattcagacagttagcagggctagcaagctagcagttagcaggccggggctagcaaaagggccttagagggacgttgcGATGGGGgaaaagtctgtttttgcctcctcgtgcggtgacgttgatagaccagtcgtggaagtAGTATGGTTCcaagtagcagaggggtccaatTGGCCAAATGGGTACAGTGGTCCAAGAAACTGGCCGGTggatcagctaacagtccaatatgctatagatagctagcaggccacggttagcagaatgggccttcaggggacgtcgcgcctgaggggcctgttgggatcctcgggcagatttatgtcggtattccagtcgtgaaggatcggcggggttccgtgccccgtaccgacagtagaaggggtccggatattgtagccgaggagtgggcttcaggagcagcccaggagccctagccgggagatgggtctAGCATGGGCAAAGCCCCAGGCTAGTTGGTGCTTGCTCCGTGACGgaaacgttagccaggagtagtcaaccCGGGTTGCGGTTAGCTAGCTGCCATAATCTAATCTAAATTTCGAaaaggttcagagtttgcggtaggaatccaggATACATTTGTTTTATAGTAACAGCAACGTATggtgtgtgttaggagagagtcatgTGAATTGAGGCACagcagatagtgctgatgactgggaACTCTCCCCCAGTGATGAACTGGTCCGTACGAACCacgcatgaacaagggaatctatattcggagagcctgtttctgtcctgcccttgactttggtgcagggcatgtgatgtccatagctTCTTCGTAGCAAAACTCCATGAACTTCTCAAAAAGATCAgcttgtctagctgtgtccagtccaggtggtgcttctacaggcagaccatctatgggaggaaggatgtcagcaTTGTGCAGCAGCTGGAACCTGGTCCTGACTGAGTCCCAACGCTCCTTGGCGACAACAACACTACCGTCTTTCAATGTAAACTGTAAAGTCAATGTCTTTTAGTTAGTTGTGTGTGGACCCCAGGTGTTATGGagtccaaccaggtagactagctgttgttatggagtcaggggatccaaccaggtagactagctgttgttatggattcaggggatccaaccaggtggacaagctgttgttatggagtcaggggatccaaccaggtagactagctgttgttatggagtcaggggatccaaccaggtagactagctgttgttatggagtcaggggatccaaccaggtggacaagctgttgttatggagtcaggggatccaaccaggtagactagctgttgttatggagtcaggggatccaaccaggtggacaagctgttgttatggagtcaggggatccaaccaggtagactagctgttgttatggagtcaggggatccaaccaggtagactagctgttgttatggagtcaggggatccaaccaggtggacaagctgttgttatggagtcaggggatccaaccaggtggacaagctgttgttatggagtcagctaATGGGGAAAATCAAATTAATAATATTGGACTGTGTATGTTTAAATGCAACAAGAAGTATCTGAACTCTGACCTCAGACAGTAAAAGTGTCGTCATTATTAATGGTTCTTCAATGTTCAGACATAATGACTGTTCTGTTATTTCTTATTGTAGCTGAGTGAGCTGTGACTTACATTTAAAATGAGTATCtctggcgagagagaggaggagaccactgcctctaaaatgagcctctctggggagagagaggaggagaccactgcctctaaaatgagtctctctggggagagagaggaggagaccactgcctctaaaatgagcctctctggggagagagaggaggagaccactgcctctaaaatgagtctctctggggagagagaggaggagaccactgcctctaaaatgagcctctctggggagagagaggaggagaccactgcctctaaaatgacTCAAGACACCAGTTCTAAGAAGTATGAGATGAATTGTAAAATATACATGGTTAACCTGTTATAACAGGTTAAAAATATCAAACTAATGAAAAGTGTTACAAATTACATAAAATGTAGGTCTACATCATTCATTTAAAAGGCAAACAATGGATTTACCAGTTGCAGACTGTAGCTTTATAAAGAAACCTCAGgacttctagaagttccactataCTGTTGCTAAAAGGATGTAGATGAGGTATTGATGAGATATTGATGAGGTGATCTGTCTccttgttttgttcagtgtccaGAAGCCCAGAGCAGAGTCCCCTACAACCAGCCTGCTATCAATGAAGAGTGATCAGCCACCTGCTTTCAGCCAGGAACCATTACCAGATGACAATAAGGAAGTGGAGAGTTTGGACAGTGAGGATGCATTAAAGATCACACACAACCTTCTGGACAGAAGAAGTAAGACTGTGTTTCATACAATATTACAAAGAAGggttctcacaaacacacacacaaacacacacacaaacacacacacaaacacacacacaaacacacaaacaaacaaacaaacaaacaaacttacttATGAGTCTCAACTCTCATTGTTTTCCTACAGGTCAAACTCTGCTGACAGTCCAACAAGACATTAAGGCTAAACTGAAACACAAGTATCAACACATATCTGAAGGAATTGGACACCATGGAAACCAAAGTCTGTTCAAGGacatctacacagagctctacatcacagagggtggaagtGGAGGGctcaataatgaacatgaggtGAGACAGATAGAGATGGCATCCAAGAAACAAACCACACAAGAGACACCAATCAAATGCAACAACATCTTCAAGCCTTTACCTGGACAAGACAAACctatcagaactgtgctgacaaaaggaatcgctggcattggaaaaacagtctctgtgcagaaggTCATCCTTGACTGGGCAGAgggaaaagcaaatcaggatgtTCATTTCATGTTTCCTCTTCCTTTCCGTGATCTGAACCTGAAAAAGGACCAATACAGTCTGATGCAACTTCTTTCCCACTACTTCTCAGAGCTGAAAGAGATTGACAGCATTGAAGATGGTGAAACCAAAACTGTTTTCAtttttgatggtctggatgagtgtCGACTTCCTCTAGACTTCAAAAACAATGAGAAGTGCTGTGATGTCACGAAGCCAACCTCAGTGGACGTGCTGCTGACAAACCTCATCAAGGGGAATCTGGTTCCCTCTGCTCATCTCTGGATAACCACACGGCCTGCAGCAGCCAATCAGATCCCTCCTGAGTGTATTGACCgggtgacagaggtacgagggttcaatgatccacagaaggaggagtacttcaggaagaaaATCACAGATCAGAAACTGGCCAATGAAATCATCAAACACATGAAGACATCAAGGAGCCTCAACATCATGTGCCACATGCCAGTCTTCTGTTGGATATCAGCCACGGTCCTTGAGATGATACTGAAAGAAGCAGAGAAGGATGAAGTCCCCAAAACTCTGACCCAGATGTACTCACACTTCATTCTCATCCAAATCATTGTGAAGAACAGGAAGTACAACAAAGCCACAGAGACAAACCCAAAGGAACTGTCTCAGTCAGACAAAGAGATGATCCTGAAACTGGCGAAGCTGGCATTCCAACAGCTGCAGAAGGGCAACCTGATCTTCTATGAGGAGGACCTGAGAGAATGTGGCCTTGATGTCACAGAGGCATCAGAGTACTCAGCATTGTGTACAGAGATCTTTAAAGAAGAATCTGGGCTGTACCAAGACAAGGTCTACAGCTTTCtgcatctgagcattcaggagtttctagCAGCAGTGCATGCTTTAGAATCATGTCTGGACAAGAAGGAAAATGTTTTCCCCCCCAAAGCAGTCAATATttatgatgaagatgatgatgaagagtaTCATGATGATAAAGAGGAGTCAATCCAGTTGTCTGACTTACACAGTAGAGCAGTGGACCAGGCCTTGAAGAGTGATAATGGACACCTGGACCtgttcctccgcttccttctgggtctctcactggagtccaatcagaatCTGTTACGAGGCCTTCTGACACAGACAGGAAGTACAACACAGACCAATGAGGAAACAGTTGAGAGAACAGTCAGGTACCTTTCATACAAGATCAAAAGGGAATCCTCACCAGAAAGGATCATCAActtgttccactgtctgaatgaacttGGTTCCAACTCTCTAGTTGAAGACATGCAGACCTCCCTGCAATCAGGAACTCTTTCAGCAACAAGACTAGAACCTGACCAATGTTCAGCCCTGGCCTACCTGTTACTGATGTCAGAGGAGGTGCTGGAGGAGTTTGACCTGAAGACATACAACACATCAAAGGAAGGTTATCAGAGGTTGCTGCCGGTCGTGAAAACCTGCAAGAGAGCactgtaagttctgttattgAGTTGATGTTTACAGTATCATTATTCTGAAGGATTTGTATATCTAACAGAttatctcctctctccagactggATGGCTGTGAACTCACATATGAATCCTGTGAGACTCTGGTCTCAGCCCTGCAGACACCAAACTCCCCCCTGAGAGAACTGGACCTCAGCTACAATGACCTGGGAGACagaggagtggagctgctctGTGTTGGACTAATCAGTCCACTCTGCAACATACAGACACTAGTGTGAGTTAACTTTCTTCAGTATTCACTGTCTTTATAGTGTTTATGTATTTGTAGTAATTATGTTTTTAACattatttgaacatcttggtaaatatgcagaaacaggaaataaaggagagccgcacactctaggagctcagatgcaaaaatatttaattaccaacgtttcgacaggcaagctgtcttcatcagggtacaatcacagacactgcgggatgactcgtttatatatagtgtcaagacacacaggtgtctgtaatcatggccaacaggggcctaatatcattggttaattactCATATTAAAACGGCATAGAATGAGCAACATACAATTAATACAAATGGATAACATACGATCATAGACTCACTAAAGGCCACACAAgcctacaaacaaccacaatggcaaagtcacaacaatcacaacaatcacaagaatggcttcagatcaaagtccacattaagaccgaagggagcaagggtctttaaattaaatatccaagcagcctctcgtcttaacaataaattatcaaggtcaccccctctcctagggagggtgacatgttcgatgccaatataacgcaaagatgaaatcgagtggcctgcctccaaaaagtgggccgcaactgggtaggtcaagtttttgcacctaatggtgctacgatgctctgagatacgtacttttaattcacgctttgttttacccacataatttttaccacaaggacaagttatgagataaataactgccttagtggagcacgtaataacacctttgattgggatcgatGTCCCTGTTTGTGGATGTTTGAAGGATctgcatttataagtgccattgcattgggcacagccattacacttataATTACCATCCAAtaggggcgcaaatagacgttgttcaggaatatcttggggggttaaatcagagtgtaccaattggtctcggagatttctgccccgcgaaaatacgaccaagggaaggtcagaaaacacattaccgagacTATCATCGGATTTAAGAAtatgccaatgtttgtgaacgattcccttaatttgttcagagcgctttgaatagcgggtagttaaaatgcaagaatgcgtctttttgcgagactgcccttgaaaaaggtcatgtctcgttttgttttgaattttctcaatggcattattaatctgatcatttttgtaccccctctccttgaactttctttgcgtctcagccatatttctgtcgaaatctgattgttttttgcaaattcttttgattcgacagaattggctgtaaacaatgccactttaaacaatgccacttcatataatgtttacataccctacattactaattttcatatgtatatactgtactctataccatctaccgcatcttgccatcttgaggTAAtatatgtatcactagccactttaaacaatgccacttaatataatgtttacataccctacattacccctctcatatgtatatgtatatactgtactctatatcatctactgcatcttgccatctttatgtaatacatgtatcactagccactttaaacaatgccactttatgtttacataccctacattactcatctcatatgtatatactgtactctataccatctactgcatcttgcctatgccgttctgtaccatcactcattcatatatttttatgtacatattcttcattcctttacacttgtgtgtataaggtaataATGTGAAATtgataggttagattactcgttggttattactgcattgtcagaactagaagcacaagcatttcgatacactcgcattaacatctgctaactatgtgtatgtgacaaataacatctgctaaccatgtgaccaataacatctgctaaccatgtgtatgtgaccattaacatctgctaaccatgtgtatgtgaccattaacatctgctaaccatgtgtatgtgaccattaacatctgctaaccatgtgtatgtgaccactaacatctgctaaccatgtgtatgtgaccactaacatctgctaaccatgtgtatgtgacaaatacaatttgatttgacttccaacttcaactgtatttttagTATTGGTTTTAACAAGATGAGTGATGAAGAGAATTGTCCAGCTCATTGGGTATCTCACTACACCCCCCATATGCCATGTCATGAAATATGCAGAAAGACGGATTAAAAGTATGTTTACgctgtaatacttctgacagacaacttctaactccgcccataacttttggaattatagcattcccagaaagcatgAATTATTGACTCATTGTTAGTTTTATACTTAAGACACGACTCTgtcgttgtgctgtagaatttgttaCATTTGTCTCGTGTAATAaattctatacattagtttatCCTGGATTAATAGTACATTTTTGCTAACTTTAATTTAATTAGTTATGTtccaacattccctccatcttgtgaCCAATATCAGTTATTTCCtgtcctcaaaacttgagatttACCATTTGGAGAATGCAGCGTTTCCCGCAACCATATGATTGGTCGGGTAAGCTTACGCGTcatcacactccctcatctgattGGTCGAGTATGCGGATCTTCTGACTTtgtccgactgggaaaaatcgatTTGAACCGTCGTCTTTCTCGAGCGCTGACATCGTATTTTTCCGCTTTCCCAGTTGTTGTGAACGCGGCATAAACTTTCTATATTAGCCATTCTTTAAGTTTCAATGCCCATTGCTGCACGTCGCTTTTACTTGGCCGAATTGACGAGAAttacttttttttctccaaagaAACTAGTTTAGGTGACACACGTCTTTCTCCGGGAAGTGAAAGAGCGCAAAAATAATAATCGCGGTCATGTGCAGTCAATCCCCCATACCCTACCTCACAGCCCTGTAGCCTATAATATAACATTGATACATATTGACTAGGCTGATCAATATGAATCAGCATCAATGTAAGGAAGCCTAAAATTATCATTATTGAAAGTTGAAATCAGTATTGTAATAACTTAACAATTCTGCGGATGTCTTACCCCCGAAATCACCTCTCTCTGCGATGGCCTAACTTCTACAAAACACTTTTCTACATAAAATTGTAAAAGAAAGCTACAAACCTCAGAAACATTTTTCTTCAACCGGTGGTGTCCATTTCTTCATCTACTTCCTTATAAATgtactacaagaccatggtgcttgcctacggagctgtgaggggaacggcacctcagtaccttcaggctctgatcaggccctacacccaaacaagggcactgcgttcatccacctctggcctgctcgcctccctaccactgaggaagtacagttcccgctcagcccagtcaaaactgttcgctgctctggcaccccaatggtggaacaaactccctcacgacgccaggacagcggagtcaatcaccaccttccggagacacctgaaaccccacctcttcaaggaatacctaggataaagcaatccttctgccccccccccccccttaaaatgatctagatgcactattgtaaagtggctgttccactggatgtcataaggtgaatgcaccaatttgtaagtcgctctggataagagcgtctgctaaatgacttaaatgtaaatgtaaatgtacttccTGTTTCAACACAGTGGGCGGGTTCAACAGGTATAGGTTTATAATATATGTTCATAGTTATGTGATGTAACGTGTTCATACAGTTTAACTGTAGTCCCCGAGCAGGTAGATAAACATTTATTCATGTAACATGTTCATAGAGTTTAACTGTAGTCCCTGAGCAGGTAGATAAACATTTGAAAACATAGTATTTATTTTTCCCCtaacactaacacacctgattctactaatcaAAGACTTGATGATAATGAGTTAATTAGTAGAATCTAGTGTGTTAgtgggggtcccagaggagaggtttggaatACACTGAACTAGAATAATGGGATACAAATTAACTCATTATTAATTCATTATctcaccaatacacacacacacacacacacacacacacacacacacacacacacacacacagagacagagaggccgggacacacacacaagagcatgtacgcacacacagacacacagaaagagacacagacacacaaagattAAAATACTACAGAATAATAAAGACAATATTTCACTTTTACTAAAAATATAATTATGATCTATATTTTCATAGTGACTATGTACATGGTTGGGGCCACATCCATTTGAATTAATCAATTCAGAAAATAAACCAAATTCAAAATCCAAATTGTTttaattgaaaagcattaaaGATAATTGGAATAGGAATTTCAGTCTACTTCCTGAATTGagtggaatttaaatggaattgaccccaaccctgactaTGTATTGGTTTACCAACCTTTCTCAATATATTTTTCAATTATGAATTCTCACACCCAGGGgccatttaaatcaaatcaaattttattggtcacatatttagcagatgttattgtgggtgtagttaaatgcttgtgttcctagctccaacagtgcagtagtatctaacaatacacaacaacacacagaaaTCTAAAAGTAGAaggatggaattaagaaatatagaaatatgagaagacacacagtcagacagacacacgcacacaagcGCAGGCGCAGACCGACACATTGACGTACACACTCTCCTTCCCGCTAACTTTATAACATGCATATGCACCGTTTCTAGTGGTTGAAGAATTGCATTTCAAGAAGGCCAGTAGATTAGTATTTAGTGTAAATGGGGGATATGATGG
Proteins encoded in this region:
- the LOC129844046 gene encoding NACHT, LRR and PYD domains-containing protein 3-like; translation: MSLSGEREEETTASKMSLSGEREEETTASKMSLSGEREEETTASKMSLSGEREEETTASKMSLSGEREEETTASKMTQDTSSKNVQKPRAESPTTSLLSMKSDQPPAFSQEPLPDDNKEVESLDSEDALKITHNLLDRRSQTLLTVQQDIKAKLKHKYQHISEGIGHHGNQSLFKDIYTELYITEGGSGGLNNEHEVRQIEMASKKQTTQETPIKCNNIFKPLPGQDKPIRTVLTKGIAGIGKTVSVQKVILDWAEGKANQDVHFMFPLPFRDLNLKKDQYSLMQLLSHYFSELKEIDSIEDGETKTVFIFDGLDECRLPLDFKNNEKCCDVTKPTSVDVLLTNLIKGNLVPSAHLWITTRPAAANQIPPECIDRVTEVRGFNDPQKEEYFRKKITDQKLANEIIKHMKTSRSLNIMCHMPVFCWISATVLEMILKEAEKDEVPKTLTQMYSHFILIQIIVKNRKYNKATETNPKELSQSDKEMILKLAKLAFQQLQKGNLIFYEEDLRECGLDVTEASEYSALCTEIFKEESGLYQDKVYSFLHLSIQEFLAAVHALESCLDKKENVFPPKAVNIYDEDDDEEYHDDKEESIQLSDLHSRAVDQALKSDNGHLDLFLRFLLGLSLESNQNLLRGLLTQTGSTTQTNEETVERTVRYLSYKIKRESSPERIINLFHCLNELGSNSLVEDMQTSLQSGTLSATRLEPDQCSALAYLLLMSEEVLEEFDLKTYNTSKEGYQRLLPVVKTCKRALLDGCELTYESCETLVSALQTPNSPLRELDLSYNDLGDRGVELLCVGLISPLCNIQTLVLADCYLTYKSCETLASALQTPNSPLRELDLSYNNLGDRGVELLCVGLTSPLCNIQTLVLGQCGLTEGCCSDLASVLSSLYSQLKQLELRDNDLQDSGVTLLSAGLEDPDCKLHTLGLSGCLVTEEGCAALSSALRSNPSHLKELDLSYNYPGDSAGGLLSAALPDPTYKLMKLNVDHGGECRLKSGCMKYACHLTLDPNTANPHLILSEGNRKVTRVVEDQHYEDHPDRFDCLPQVLCREVLSGGRYYWEVERDGGMAGIGLVYKGMMRKGGEEDSWIGANRKSWCLFCSDTLYLFSHAGVQSRSIPRPDSNRVGVYLDWPAGTLTFYSVSSSGTLTHLYTEHTTFTEPLYPGFLVSASSVTLCQIDDQHIQR